A genomic stretch from Lathyrus oleraceus cultivar Zhongwan6 chromosome 2, CAAS_Psat_ZW6_1.0, whole genome shotgun sequence includes:
- the LOC127123104 gene encoding alpha-L-arabinofuranosidase 1-like translates to MSFLSSLTYFILYLGVFLVISTCHYGVNANEITSKLVIDAGSGRLIPDTFFGAFFEEINHAGAGGLWAELVNNRGFEAEGSINGTSNIYPWTIIGENQSSIIVSTEHSSCFERNKIALRMDVLCHRKSCPRGGVGISNPGFWGMNIEEGKKYKVVFYVRSLGRINLQISFVGSDNGVKLASTKIRASGVNATKWSKMEIILEAKSTNHNSNLQITTNKKGVLWLDQISAMPLDTYKGHGFRNDLFQMVADLKPKTFRFPGGCYVEGDYLKYAFRWKDTVGAWEERPGHYNDIWKYWTDDGFGYFEGLQLSEDLGAYPIWVFNNGISHHDEINTSAISPFVQEALDGIEFARGSPESKWGSLRASMGHPKSFDLRYVGVGNEDCGKHNYQGNYLEFYKAIKDRYPDIQIISNCDGSQYPLNHPADLYDFHIYTNSKDMFSQYTKFDKAPRSGPKAYVSEYAVWKEDAGNGSLYAAVAEAAFLIGLEKNSDVVSMVAYAPLFVNTNDKYWIPDAIVFNTYQNYGTPSYWLQQFFIDSNGAIFLNSTLYNSSSSIVASAIQYTNSQDGKNYLKVKVVNFGSSIENLEILINNLKSNVQRSGSSKMMLTSLNKMDENSFTEPTKIVPKRASLENASNDMNVELAPYSVTSFDLLI, encoded by the exons ATGTCTTTCTTAAGTTCTctcacttattttattttatatttagGCGTGTTTTTGGTTATTTCTACATGCCACTATGGTGTTAATGCCAATGAGATCACATCAAAACTAGTAATTGATGCTGGTTCTGGAAGGCTTATTCCAGATAcattttttggagcattttttGAA GAGATTAATCATGCGGGAGCTGGAGGATTATGGGCAGAACTTGTGAATAATCGAG GTTTTGAAGCAGAAGGTTCCATTAATGGGACCTCAAATATTTATCCGTGGACAATTATTGGAGAAAATCAATCATCCATTATTGTATCAACGGAACATTCTTCTTGTTTTGAGCGTAATAAAATTGCATTACGTATGGATGTTCTTTGTCATAGAAAATCTTGTCCACGTGGTGGTGTTGGTATTTCCAATCCTGGTTTTTGGGGAATG AATATCGAGGAAGGGAAGAAATATAAAGTAGTATTCTATGTTAGATCACTTGGTCGAATTAATTTACAAATTTCATTTGTTGGATCTGATAATGGTGTCAAATTAGCTTCAACCAAAATAAG AGCTTCTGGAGTTAATGCTACAAAGTGGAGTAAGATGGAAATAATTCTTGAAGCCAAAAGCACTAATCACAATTCGAACCTACAAATAACAACAAACAAAAAAGGAGTATTATGGTTAGATCAAATCTCAGCCATGCCTTTAGATACATATAAG GGTCATGGTTTTCGAAATGACCTTTTTCAAATGGTGGCAGATTTAAAGCCAAAAACTTTTAGATTCCCAG GTGGTTGTTATGTTGAAGGAGATTACCTTAAATATGCATTTAGATGGAAAGATACAGTTGGAGCATGGGAAGAGAGACCTGGCCACTATAATGATATATGGAAGTATTGGACCGATGATGGATTTGGTTATTTTGAAGGGCTTCAA TTATCAGAGGATCTTGGTGCATATCCAATATGGGTGTTTAATAATGGTATTAGTCATCATGATGAAATTAATACGTCTGCAATTTCACCATTTGTACAA GAAGCTCTAGATGGTATTGAGTTTGCTAGAGGTTCTCCAGAATCAAAATGGGGTTCTCTTAGAGCTTCCATGGGACATCCAAAGTCATTTGATTTGAGATATGTTGGAGTTGGGAATGAAGATTGTGGTAAACATAACTATCAAGGAAATTATCTCGAGTTCTATAAAGCTATAAAAGATAGATATCCTGATATTCAAATTATCTCAAATTGTGATGGTTCTCAATATCCATTAAATCATCCTGCAGACCTTTATGATTTTCAT ATTTATACAAATTCTAAGGACATGTTTTCCCAGTATACCAAATTCGATAAAGCACCACGATCCGGTCCAAAG GCATATGTTAGTGAGTATGCTGTTTGGAAGGAAGATGCAGGCAATGGAAGCCTTTATGCAGCTGTGGCTGAAGCTGCATTTCTTATTGGACTTGAAAAAAATAG CGATGTCGTCAGCATGGTTGCTTATGCACCACTCTTTGTAAACACAAATGACAAATA TTGGATACCAGATGCAATTGTATTCAACACTTATCAAAATTATGGAACTCCAAGTTATTGGCTCCAACAATTTTTCATTGATTCTAATGGAGCAATATTTCTTAATTCAACTCTCTACAATTCTTCTAGCTCGATTGTTGCTTCTGCAATTCAGTATACAAATTCTCAAGATGGGAAAAATTATCTAAAAGTCAAG GTAGTAAACTTTGGAAGCTCAATTGAAAATTTAGAgattttaataaataatttaaaatcaAATGTGCAACGATCTGGTTCATCAAAAATGATGCTTACATCTTTAAATAAAATGGATGAAAATTCTTTCACCGAACCAACAAAG
- the LOC127123105 gene encoding alpha-L-arabinofuranosidase 1-like, translating into MSFLSSLTYFILYLGVFLVISTCHYGVNANEITSKLVIDAGSGRLIPDTFFGAFFEEINHAGAGGLWAELVNNRGFEAEGSINGTSNIYPWTIIGENQSSIIVSTEHSSCFERNKIALRMDVLCHRKSCPRGGVGISNPGFWGMNIEEGKKYKVVFYVRSLGRINLQISFVGSDNGVKLASTKIRASGVNATKWSKMEIILEAKSTNHNSNLQITTNKKGVLWLDQISAMPLDTYKGHGFRNDLFQMVADLKPKTFRFPGGCYVEGDYLKYAFRWKDTVGAWEERPGHYNDIWKYWTDDGFGYFEGLQLSEDLGAYPIWVFNNGISHHDEINTSAISPFVQEALDGIEFARGSPESKWGSLRASMGHPKSFDLRYVGVGNEDCGKHNYQGNYLEFYKAIKDRYPDIQIISNCDGSQYPLNHPADLYDFHIYTNSKDMFSQYTKFDKAPRSGPKAYVSEYAVWKEDAGNGSLYAAVAEAAFLIGLEKNSDVVSMVAYAPLFVNTNDKYWIPDAIVFNTYQNYGTPSYWLQQFFIDSNGAIFLNSTLYNSSSSIVASAIQYTNSQDGKNYLKVKVVNFGSSIENLEILINNLKSNVQRSGSSKMMLTSLNKMDENSFTEPTKIVPKRASLENASNDMNVELAPYSVTSFDLLI; encoded by the exons ATGTCTTTCTTAAGTTCTctcacttattttattttatatttagGCGTGTTTTTGGTTATTTCTACATGCCACTATGGTGTTAATGCCAATGAGATCACATCAAAACTAGTAATTGATGCTGGTTCTGGAAGGCTTATTCCAGATAcattttttggagcattttttGAA GAGATTAATCATGCGGGAGCTGGAGGATTATGGGCAGAACTTGTGAATAATCGAG GTTTTGAAGCAGAAGGTTCCATTAATGGGACCTCAAATATTTATCCGTGGACAATTATTGGAGAAAATCAATCATCCATTATTGTATCAACGGAACATTCTTCTTGTTTTGAGCGTAATAAAATTGCATTACGTATGGATGTTCTTTGTCATAGAAAATCTTGTCCACGTGGTGGTGTTGGTATTTCCAATCCTGGTTTTTGGGGAATG AATATCGAGGAAGGGAAGAAATATAAAGTAGTATTCTATGTTAGATCACTTGGTCGAATTAATTTACAAATTTCATTTGTTGGATCTGATAATGGTGTCAAATTAGCTTCAACCAAAATAAG AGCTTCTGGAGTTAATGCTACAAAGTGGAGTAAGATGGAAATAATTCTTGAAGCCAAAAGCACTAATCACAATTCGAACCTACAAATAACAACAAACAAAAAAGGAGTATTATGGTTAGATCAAATCTCAGCCATGCCTTTAGATACATATAAG GGTCATGGTTTTCGAAATGACCTTTTTCAAATGGTGGCAGATTTAAAGCCAAAAACTTTTAGATTCCCAG GTGGTTGTTATGTTGAAGGAGATTACCTTAAATATGCATTTAGATGGAAAGATACAGTTGGAGCATGGGAAGAGAGACCTGGCCACTATAATGATATATGGAAGTATTGGACCGATGATGGATTTGGTTATTTTGAAGGGCTTCAA TTATCAGAGGATCTTGGTGCATATCCAATATGGGTGTTTAATAATGGTATTAGTCATCATGATGAAATTAATACGTCTGCAATTTCACCATTTGTACAA GAAGCTCTAGATGGTATTGAGTTTGCTAGAGGTTCTCCAGAATCAAAATGGGGTTCTCTTAGAGCTTCCATGGGACATCCAAAGTCATTTGATTTGAGATATGTTGGAGTTGGGAATGAAGATTGTGGTAAACATAACTATCAAGGAAATTATCTCGAGTTCTATAAAGCTATAAAAGATAGATATCCTGATATTCAAATTATCTCAAATTGTGATGGTTCTCAATATCCATTAAATCATCCTGCAGACCTTTATGATTTTCAT ATTTATACAAATTCTAAGGACATGTTTTCCCAGTATACCAAATTCGATAAAGCACCACGATCCGGTCCAAAG GCATATGTTAGTGAGTATGCTGTTTGGAAGGAAGATGCAGGCAATGGAAGCCTTTATGCAGCTGTGGCTGAAGCTGCATTTCTTATTGGACTTGAAAAAAATAG CGATGTCGTCAGCATGGTTGCTTATGCACCACTCTTTGTAAACACAAATGACAAATA TTGGATACCAGATGCAATTGTATTCAACACTTATCAAAATTATGGAACTCCAAGTTATTGGCTCCAACAATTTTTCATTGATTCTAATGGAGCAATATTTCTTAATTCAACTCTCTACAATTCTTCTAGCTCGATTGTTGCTTCTGCAATTCAGTATACAAATTCTCAAGATGGGAAAAATTATCTAAAAGTCAAG GTAGTAAACTTTGGAAGCTCAATTGAAAATTTAGAgattttaataaataatttaaaatcaAATGTGCAACGATCTGGTTCATCAAAAATGATGCTTACATCTTTAAATAAAATGGATGAAAATTCTTTCACCGAACCAACAAAG ATTGTACCCAAAAGAGCTTCACTTGAAAATGCAAGCAATGACATGAATGTTGAACTTGCTCCTTATTCAGTTACATCATTTGATTTATTAATTTAA
- the LOC127123107 gene encoding alpha-L-arabinofuranosidase 1, giving the protein MIPDKKKFTFEFIFLIRDKFHVFSLKIYVSVFLVISTWHYGVNANEITSKLVIDAGSGRLIPDTFFGAFFEEINHAGAGGLWAELVNNRGFEAEGSINGTSNIYPWTIIGENQSSIIVSTERSSCFERIKIALRKDVLCHRKSCPRGGVGISNPGFWGMNIEEGKKYKVVFYVRSLGRINLQISFVGSDNGVKLASTTIRASGVNATKWSKMEIILEAKSTNHNSNLQITTNNKGVLWLDQISAMPLDTYKGHGFRNDLFQMVADLKPKTFRFPGGCYVEGDYLKYAFRWKDTVGAWEERPGHYNDIWKYWTDDGFGYFEGLQLSEDLGAYPIWVFNNGISHHDEINTSAISPFVQEALDGIEFARGSPESKWGSLRASMGHPKSFDLRYVGVGNEDCGKHNYQGNYLEFYKAIKDRYPDIQIISNCDGSQYPLNHPADLYDFHIYTNSKDMFSQYTKFDKAPRSGPKAYVSEYAVWKEDAGNGSLYAAVAEAAFLIGLEKNSDVVSMVAYAPLFVNTNDKYWIPDAIVFNTYQNYGTPSYWLQQFFIDSNGAIFLNSTLYNSSSSIVASAIQYTNSQDGKNYLKVKVVNFGSSIENLEILINNLKSNVQRSGSSKMMLTSLNKMDENSFSEPTKIVPKRASLENASNDMNVELAPYSVTSFDLLI; this is encoded by the exons ATGATTCCAGATAAA AAAAAATTTACCTTTGAATTTATTTTTCTAATAAGAGACAAATTTCATGTATTTTCTTTGAAAATTTATGTTA GCGTGTTTTTGGTTATTTCTACATGGCACTATGGTGTTAATGCCAATGAGATCACATCAAAACTAGTAATTGATGCTGGTTCTGGAAGGCTTATTCCAGATAcattttttggagcattttttGAA GAGATTAATCATGCGGGAGCTGGAGGATTATGGGCAGAACTTGTGAATAATCGAG GTTTTGAAGCAGAAGGTTCCATTAATGGGACCTCAAATATTTATCCGTGGACAATTATTGGAGAAAATCAATCATCCATTATTGTATCAACGGAACGTTCTTCTTGTTTTGAGCGTATAAAAATTGCATTACGTAAGGATGTTCTTTGTCATAGAAAATCTTGTCCACGTGGTGGTGTTGGTATTTCCAATCCTGGTTTTTGGGGAATG AATATCGAGGAAGGGAAGAAATATAAAGTAGTATTCTATGTTAGATCACTTGGTCGAATTAATTTACAAATTTCATTTGTTGGATCTGATAATGGTGTCAAATTAGCTTCAACCACAATAAG AGCTTCTGGAGTTAATGCTACAAAGTGGAGTAAGATGGAAATAATTCTTGAAGCCAAAAGCACTAATCACAATTCGAACCTACAAATAACAACAAACAACAAAGGAGTATTATGGTTAGATCAAATCTCAGCCATGCCTTTAGATACATATAAG GGTCATGGTTTTCGAAATGACCTTTTTCAAATGGTGGCAGATTTAAAGCCAAAAACTTTTAGATTCCCAG GTGGTTGTTATGTTGAAGGAGATTACCTTAAATATGCATTTAGATGGAAAGATACAGTTGGAGCATGGGAAGAGAGACCTGGCCACTATAATGATATATGGAAGTATTGGACCGATGATGGATTTGGTTATTTTGAAGGGCTTCAA TTATCAGAGGATCTTGGTGCATATCCAATATGGGTGTTTAATAATGGTATTAGTCATCATGATGAAATTAATACGTCTGCAATTTCACCATTTGTACAA GAAGCTCTAGATGGTATTGAGTTTGCTAGAGGTTCTCCAGAATCAAAATGGGGTTCTCTTAGAGCTTCCATGGGACATCCAAAGTCATTTGATTTGAGATATGTTGGAGTTGGGAATGAAGATTGTGGTAAACATAACTATCAAGGAAATTATCTCGAGTTCTATAAAGCTATAAAAGATAGATATCCTGATATTCAAATTATCTCAAATTGTGATGGTTCTCAATATCCATTAAATCATCCTGCAGACCTTTATGATTTTCAT ATTTATACAAATTCTAAGGACATGTTTTCCCAGTATACCAAATTCGATAAAGCACCACGATCCGGTCCAAAG GCATATGTTAGTGAGTATGCTGTTTGGAAGGAAGATGCAGGCAATGGAAGCCTTTATGCAGCTGTGGCTGAAGCTGCATTTCTTATTGGACTTGAAAAAAATAG CGATGTCGTCAGCATGGTTGCTTATGCACCACTCTTTGTAAACACAAATGACAAATA TTGGATACCAGATGCAATTGTATTCAACACTTATCAAAATTATGGAACTCCAAGTTATTGGCTCCAACAATTTTTCATTGATTCTAATGGAGCAATATTTCTTAATTCAACTCTCTACAATTCTTCTAGCTCGATTGTTGCTTCTGCAATTCAGTATACAAATTCTCAAGATGGGAAAAATTATCTAAAAGTCAAG GTAGTAAACTTTGGAAGCTCAATTGAAAATTTAGAgattttaataaataatttaaaatcaAATGTGCAACGATCTGGTTCATCAAAAATGATGCTTACATCTTTAAATAAAATGGATGAAAATTCTTTCTCCGAACCAACAAAG ATTGTACCCAAAAGAGCTTCACTTGAAAATGCAAGCAATGACATGAATGTTGAACTTGCTCCTTATTCAGTTACATCATTTGATTTATTAATTTAA